The Pan troglodytes isolate AG18354 chromosome 1, NHGRI_mPanTro3-v2.0_pri, whole genome shotgun sequence genome includes a region encoding these proteins:
- the TMOD4 gene encoding tropomodulin-4 → MSSYQKELEKYRDIDEDEILRTLSPEELEQLDCELQEMDPENMLLPAGLRQRDQTKKSPTGPLDREALLQYLEQQALEVKERDDLVPFTGEKKGKPYIQPKREIPAEEQITLEPELEEALAHATDAEMCDIAAILDMYTLMSNKQYYDALCSGEICNTEGISSVVQPDKYKPVPDEPPNPTNIEEILKRVRSNDKELEEVNLNNIQDIPIPMLSELCEAMKANTYVRSFSLVATRSGDPIANAVADMLRENRSLQSLNIESNFISSTGLMAVLKAVRENATLTELRVDNQRQWPGDAVEMEMATVLEQCPSIVRFGYHFTQQGPRARAAQAMTRNNELRRQQKKR, encoded by the exons ATGTCATCATATCAGAAGGAACTGGAGAAATACAGAGACATAGATGAAGATGAGATCCTAAGGACCTTGAGCCCCGAGGAGCTAGAGCAGCTGGACTGCGAACTACAGGAGATGGATCCTGAG AACATGCTCCTGCCAGCTGGACTAAGACAACGTGACCAGACAAAGAAGAGCCCAACGGGGCCACTGGACCGAGAGGCCCTTTTGCAGTACTTGGAGCAACAGGCACTAGAAGTCAAAGAGCGTGATGACTTGGTGCCCTTCACAGGCGAGAAGAAGG GGAAACCCTATATTCAGCCCAAGAGGGAAATCCCAGCAGAGGAGCAGATCACCCTGGAGCCTGAGCTGGAGGAGGCACTGGCACATGCCACAGATGCTGAAATGTGTGACATTGCAG CAATTCTGGACATGTACACACTGATGAGTAACAAGCAATACTATGATGCCCTCTGCAGTGGAGAAATCTGCAACACTGAAGGCATTAGCA GTGTGGTACAGCCTGACAAGTATAAGCCAGTGCCGGATGAACCCCCAAATCCCACAAACATTGAGGAGATACTAAAGAGGGTCCGAAGCAATGACAAGGAGCTGGAGGAGGTGAACTTGAATAATATACAG GACATCCCAATACCCATGCTAAGTGAGCTGTGTGAGGCAATGAAGGCAAATACCTATGTGCGGAGCTTCAGTCTGGTAGCCACGAGGAGTGGTGACCCCATTGCCAAT GCAGTGGCTGACATGTTGCGTGAGAATCGTAGCCTCCAGAGCCTAAACATCGAATCCAACTTCATTAGCAGCACAGGACTCATGGCTGTGCTGAAGGCAGTTCGGGAAAATGCCACACTCACTGAGCTCCGTGTAGACAATCAG cgcCAGTGGCCTGGTGATgcagtggagatggagatggCCACCGTGCTAGAGCAGTGTCCCTCTATTGTCCGCTTTGGCTACCACTTTACGCAGCAGGGGCCACGAGCTCGGGCAGCCCAGGCCATGACCCGAAACAATGAACTAC GTCGCCAGCAAAAGAAGAGATAA
- the LYSMD1 gene encoding lysM and putative peptidoglycan-binding domain-containing protein 1 isoform X2: MRSGALRISEWKMEQIKRANRLYTNDSIFLKKTLYIPILTEPRDLFNGLDSEEEKDGEEKVHPSNNEVWPHSTERKKQETGAGRANGEVLPTPGQETPMPIHDLSASDFLKKLDSQISLSKKAAAQKLKKGENGVPGEDAGLHLSSPWMQQRAVLGPVPLTRTSRTRTLRDQEDEIFKL, encoded by the exons ATGCGGAGCGGAGCTTTGAGGATCTCTGAGTGGAAG atggaacaGATTAAACGTGCAAACCGCCTTTATACTAATGACTCCATCTTCCTGAAGAAAACCCTCTACATCCCCATCCTGACAGAGCCCAGAGACCTGTTCAATGGTTTAGActctgaggaagagaaagatggaGAGGAAAAAGTACACCCAAGTAACAATGAAGTTTGGCCACACTCAACTGAGAGGAAGAAACAAGAGACAGGAGCAGGACGTGCCAATGGTGAAGTCCtccccacacctggccaggaaacCCCCATGCCCATCCATGACCTCTCTGCCTCTGATTTCCTTAAGAAGCTTGATTCACAGATCAGCCTGTCCAAGAAGGCTGCTGCTCAGAAGctgaaaaaaggggaaaatgg GGTACCTGGGGAGGATGCAGGTCTCCACCTGAGCTCCCCTTGGATGCAGCAACGAGCAGTCCTAGGTCCTGTGCCGCTGACCCGTACCTCTCGGACCCGGACACTACGGGACCAGGAGGATGAAATCTTCAAACTCTGA
- the LYSMD1 gene encoding lysM and putative peptidoglycan-binding domain-containing protein 1 isoform X1 → MASPSRQPPPGGSGLLQGSRARSYGSLVQSACSPVRERRLEHQLEPGDTLAGLALKYGVTMEQIKRANRLYTNDSIFLKKTLYIPILTEPRDLFNGLDSEEEKDGEEKVHPSNNEVWPHSTERKKQETGAGRANGEVLPTPGQETPMPIHDLSASDFLKKLDSQISLSKKAAAQKLKKGENGVPGEDAGLHLSSPWMQQRAVLGPVPLTRTSRTRTLRDQEDEIFKL, encoded by the exons ATGGCTTCCCCGTCTAGACAGCCCCCGCCAGGGGGGTCAGGACTGCTTCAAGGGAGCCGGGCTCGTTCATATGGAAGCCTGGTGCAATCGGCCTGCTCCCCAGTGAGGGAAAGACGCCTGGAGCATCAGTTGGAGCCCGGAGACACCCTGGCTGGACTAGCACTCAAATATGGGGTGACG atggaacaGATTAAACGTGCAAACCGCCTTTATACTAATGACTCCATCTTCCTGAAGAAAACCCTCTACATCCCCATCCTGACAGAGCCCAGAGACCTGTTCAATGGTTTAGActctgaggaagagaaagatggaGAGGAAAAAGTACACCCAAGTAACAATGAAGTTTGGCCACACTCAACTGAGAGGAAGAAACAAGAGACAGGAGCAGGACGTGCCAATGGTGAAGTCCtccccacacctggccaggaaacCCCCATGCCCATCCATGACCTCTCTGCCTCTGATTTCCTTAAGAAGCTTGATTCACAGATCAGCCTGTCCAAGAAGGCTGCTGCTCAGAAGctgaaaaaaggggaaaatgg GGTACCTGGGGAGGATGCAGGTCTCCACCTGAGCTCCCCTTGGATGCAGCAACGAGCAGTCCTAGGTCCTGTGCCGCTGACCCGTACCTCTCGGACCCGGACACTACGGGACCAGGAGGATGAAATCTTCAAACTCTGA
- the TNFAIP8L2 gene encoding tumor necrosis factor alpha-induced protein 8-like protein 2: MESFSSKSLALQAEKKLLSKMAGRSVAHLFIDETSSEVLDELYRVSKEYTHSRPQAQRVIKDLIKVAVKVAVLHRNGSFGPSELALATRFRQKLRQGAMTALSFGEVDFTFEAAVLAGLLTECRDVLLELVEHHLTPKSHGRIRHVFDHFSDPGLLTALYGPDFTQHLGKICDGLRKLLDEGKL; the protein is encoded by the coding sequence ATGGAGTCCTTCAGCTCAAAGAGCCTGGCACTGCAAGCAGAGAAGAAGCTACTGAGTAAGATGGCGGGTCGCTCTGTGGCTCATCTCTTCATAGATGAGACAAGCAGTGAGGTGCTAGATGAGCTCTACCGTGTGTCCAAGGAGTACACGCACAGCCGGCCCCAGGCCCAGCGCGTGATCAAGGACCTGATCAAAGTGGCCGTCAAGGTGGCTGTGCTGCACCGCAATGGCTCCTTTGGCCCCAGTGAGCTGGCCCTGGCTACCCGCTTTCGCCAGAAGCTGCGACAGGGTGCCATGACGGCACTTAGCTTTGGTGAGGTAGACTTCACCTTCGAGGCTGCTGTTCTGGCTGGCCTGCTGACCGAGTGCCGGGATGTGCTGCTGGAGTTGGTGGAACACCACCTCACGCCCAAGTCACATGGCCGCATCCGCCACGTGTTTGATCACTTCTCTGACCCAGGTCTGCTCACGGCCCTCTATGGGCCTGACTTCACTCAGCACCTTGGCAAGATCTGTGACGGACTCAGGAAGCTGCTAGACGAAGGGAAGCTCTGA
- the SCNM1 gene encoding sodium channel modifier 1, whose translation MSFKREGDDWSQLNVLKKRRVGDLLASYIPEDEALMLRDGRFACAICPHRPVLDTLAMLTAHRAGKKHLSSLQLFYGKKQPGKERKQNPKHQNELRREETKAEAPLLTQTRLITQSALHRAPHYNSCCRRKYRPEAPGPSVSLSPMPPSEVELQSGKISREPEPAAGPQAEESATVSAPAPMSPTRRRALDHYLTLRSSGWIPDGRGRWVKDENVEFDSDEEEPPDLPLD comes from the exons ATGTCTTTCAAGAGGGAAGGAGACGATTGGAGTCAACTCAATGTGCTCAAA AAAAGAAGAGTCGGGGACCTCCTAGCCAGTTACATTCCAGAGGATGAGGCGCTGATGCTTCGGGATGGACG CTTTGCTTGTGCCATCTGCCCCCATCGACCGGTACTGGACACCCTGGCCATGCTGACTGCCCACCGTGCAGGCAAGAAACATCTGTCCA GCTTGCAGCTTTTCTATGGCAAGAAGCAGccgggaaaggaaagaaagcagaatCCAAAACATCAGAATGAATTGAGAAGGGAAGAAACCAAAGCTGAG GCTCCTCTGCTAACTCAGACACGACTTATCACCCAGAGTGCTCTGCACAGAGCTCCCCACTATAACAGTTGCTGCCGCCGGAAGTACAG ACCAGAAGCCCCTGGTCCCTCTGTCTCCCTTTCCCCTATGCCACCCTCAGAGGTCGAACTCCAAAGTGGGAAGATCAGTAGGGAACCTGAACCTGCGGCTGGCCCACAGGCCGAGGAGTCAGCAACTGTCTCCGCCCCTGCACCCATGAGCCCCACAAGAAGACGAGCCCTGGACCATTATCTCACCCTTCGAAG CTCTGGATGGATCCCAGATGGACGAGGTCGATGGGTAAAAGATGAAAATGTTGAGTTTGACTCTGATGAGGAGGAACCACCTGATCTCCCCTTGGACTGA